A genomic stretch from Kribbella jejuensis includes:
- a CDS encoding NAD(P)H-binding protein, which translates to MTILVTGGRGAIARAVTAALIDAGQDVRVASREPSAVPSAVAYDAADPAPALQGISQVFLYSDASTAPAFVAAAEAAGVKQVVLLSSLSALDGPEDPHAKTERVITRGSYATTLLQPGAFMSNAKYWAHQVRATGQIRLPYLDAEEAPIHERDIAEAAVRVLLDGPGSGHDGRGYPMTGPESMTRRHQIEMVTAVTGVPIEAVDLTPDEARAEMRMRDEGQRETLLAYWASRVGAPAPIEPGVELLTGHTARSFTTWLTDNPGLFD; encoded by the coding sequence ATGACGATTCTCGTCACCGGCGGTCGCGGCGCGATCGCCCGCGCCGTCACCGCCGCGCTGATCGACGCCGGACAGGACGTCCGCGTCGCCAGCCGCGAGCCATCCGCCGTCCCGTCGGCCGTCGCGTATGACGCCGCCGACCCGGCACCCGCCCTGCAGGGCATCAGCCAGGTCTTCCTGTACTCCGACGCGTCGACGGCACCCGCCTTCGTGGCCGCGGCCGAGGCGGCCGGCGTGAAGCAGGTCGTCCTGCTCTCGTCGCTGTCCGCCCTCGACGGCCCCGAGGACCCACACGCGAAGACCGAACGGGTGATCACCAGGGGTTCGTACGCGACGACCCTCTTGCAGCCCGGCGCGTTCATGAGCAACGCGAAGTACTGGGCGCATCAGGTTCGCGCGACCGGCCAGATCCGGCTGCCGTACCTCGACGCCGAGGAGGCGCCGATCCACGAGCGCGACATCGCCGAGGCCGCGGTCCGCGTCCTGCTCGACGGTCCGGGCAGCGGCCATGACGGCCGCGGATACCCAATGACCGGTCCGGAGTCGATGACCCGCCGGCACCAGATCGAGATGGTCACGGCGGTGACCGGCGTACCGATCGAGGCCGTCGACCTCACCCCGGACGAGGCCCGCGCCGAGATGCGCATGCGCGACGAAGGCCAACGCGAAACCCTGCTCGCCTACTGGGCATCCCGCGTCGGCGCGCCCGCCCCCATCGAACCCGGCGTCGAACTCCTCACCGGCCACACCGCCCGCTCTTTCACCACCTGGCTCACCGACAACCCGGGCCTCTTCGACTGA
- a CDS encoding pilus assembly protein TadG-related protein → MTVLIIGFTVVILMMVVVVTDISKAFLVRRDLDATADGAVLAAANGLAAVYAQPGAGGNAAIDPDQARRLTADYLDEVAASNRFDNLDWSVDVEGTTVTVRLTSTTELPFRPPGFPTSADVASESAAIVPIR, encoded by the coding sequence ATGACTGTGCTGATCATCGGCTTCACCGTCGTGATCCTGATGATGGTCGTCGTGGTGACCGACATTTCCAAGGCGTTCCTGGTCCGCCGTGATCTGGACGCCACTGCGGACGGGGCCGTGCTCGCCGCCGCGAACGGTCTGGCCGCGGTCTATGCGCAGCCCGGTGCCGGCGGCAACGCGGCGATCGACCCGGACCAGGCTCGCCGGCTGACCGCGGACTACCTCGATGAGGTTGCCGCCAGCAACAGATTCGACAACCTGGACTGGTCGGTCGACGTCGAGGGTACGACGGTGACCGTCCGCCTCACGTCCACCACCGAGCTCCCGTTCCGCCCACCGGGCTTCCCCACCTCCGCCGACGTGGCCTCCGAGTCCGCCGCAATCGTCCCGATCCGCTGA
- a CDS encoding type II secretion system F family protein — protein sequence MGLLIGLFFGVGLLLIIASFVAPAEVVPGSDGRVRGKARDLLASAGIEGLTPGAFMGACVILALVSFLLMFAVSKTLPVALVFAVMAGWVPIAIVRSRARKRLAEFRELWPDVVDNIASAVRAGLSLSEALAQVGERGPLPLRDPFRRFGADYASTGRFAESLDRLKARLADPVGDRVVEALRIAREVGGGDLGRLLRSLSSFLRDDARTRSELESRQSWSVNGARVAVAAPWLVLLLLSFQGDVIQRYNSPVGAAIIAAGAVVCVIAYRVMLRIGRLPEPERVLR from the coding sequence ATGGGGCTGCTGATCGGGCTGTTCTTCGGGGTCGGGCTGCTGCTGATCATCGCGTCGTTCGTGGCCCCGGCCGAGGTCGTGCCCGGTTCGGACGGGCGGGTGCGCGGCAAGGCCCGGGACCTGCTCGCGAGCGCAGGTATCGAGGGGCTGACGCCGGGCGCGTTCATGGGCGCTTGCGTGATCCTGGCGCTGGTCTCGTTCCTGTTGATGTTCGCGGTGTCGAAAACGTTGCCGGTGGCATTGGTTTTCGCGGTGATGGCCGGCTGGGTGCCGATCGCGATCGTCCGGTCGCGGGCGCGGAAGCGGCTGGCCGAGTTCCGCGAGCTGTGGCCGGACGTGGTGGACAACATCGCGTCCGCGGTGCGGGCAGGCCTGTCGTTGTCGGAGGCGCTGGCTCAGGTGGGCGAGCGCGGACCGTTGCCGTTGCGCGATCCGTTCCGGCGGTTCGGTGCGGACTACGCGTCGACCGGCCGGTTCGCGGAGTCGCTCGACCGGTTGAAGGCGCGGCTCGCCGACCCGGTCGGTGACCGCGTGGTGGAGGCGTTGCGGATCGCGCGAGAAGTCGGTGGTGGTGACCTCGGACGGCTGCTGCGGTCGCTGTCGTCGTTCCTGCGCGACGACGCGCGGACCAGGTCCGAGCTCGAGTCCCGGCAATCGTGGTCGGTGAACGGGGCTCGGGTCGCGGTGGCGGCGCCGTGGCTGGTGCTGCTGTTGCTGTCGTTCCAGGGCGACGTCATCCAGCGGTACAACTCGCCCGTCGGCGCGGCGATCATCGCGGCCGGCGCGGTCGTCTGCGTGATCGCGTACCGGGTAATGCTGCGGATCGGCCGGCTGCCCGAGCCCGAGCGGGTGCTGCGATGA
- a CDS encoding glutamine amidotransferase-related protein produces MNAYSGRLALVGDRSPHVRSHARIPGLLRELKERDHLDLDVYWVPTGESVEGFDGVWLLPGSPYNSEAGAIQAVRTAREQGIPFLGTCAGFQHAMLEFARNVCGATGVQHGETTPDADDLLIVPLQCSLAGHEGAVQVTPNTKAAQLLGVERSMERYHCSYGLDSSRLDLLREHGMVFSGYDDEGEPRIAELPGHPFFLATLFQPELAGDGTRPHPFVQAFAHAVAGRNDQIVDDGRGAIPAAP; encoded by the coding sequence ATGAACGCTTACTCCGGACGCCTCGCCTTGGTCGGTGACCGCTCGCCGCATGTTCGCTCCCATGCCCGGATCCCCGGTCTGCTCCGGGAGCTCAAGGAACGCGACCACCTCGACCTCGACGTCTATTGGGTACCGACCGGCGAGTCGGTCGAAGGCTTCGACGGGGTGTGGCTGCTCCCGGGCAGCCCGTACAACAGCGAAGCCGGAGCGATCCAAGCCGTCCGCACGGCCCGCGAGCAGGGCATCCCGTTCCTCGGTACCTGTGCCGGTTTCCAGCACGCGATGCTCGAGTTCGCGCGCAACGTCTGCGGTGCGACCGGCGTACAGCACGGTGAAACCACGCCGGACGCCGACGACCTGCTGATCGTCCCGCTGCAGTGTTCGCTCGCAGGTCACGAAGGCGCCGTACAGGTGACGCCGAACACCAAGGCAGCGCAGTTGCTCGGCGTCGAGCGGTCGATGGAGCGCTACCACTGCTCGTACGGTCTGGACAGCAGCAGGCTCGACCTGTTGCGGGAGCACGGCATGGTGTTCAGCGGGTACGACGACGAGGGCGAACCGAGGATTGCGGAGCTACCCGGTCACCCGTTCTTCCTGGCGACGCTGTTCCAGCCGGAGCTGGCCGGTGACGGCACGCGTCCACACCCGTTCGTGCAGGCGTTCGCGCATGCCGTTGCCGGCCGCAACGATCAGATCGTGGACGACGGCCGCGGCGCCATCCCGGCGGCGCCGTAG
- a CDS encoding TadE/TadG family type IV pilus assembly protein, with translation MPRRAARWATAWVRRRRDERGSAVVEFSWLAILLMVPLVYMMLGVFDVQRASYGATAATRAAGRAFVIVPDGVSEDEARARAFSAARLAMKDQGMELNDDELSITCNPACLQPGSTVTVTLETKVRLPLIPDALGGEPPAIRISASHTEAFGDYREARGNG, from the coding sequence ATGCCGCGGCGGGCGGCCCGGTGGGCCACGGCGTGGGTACGGCGACGGCGGGACGAGCGCGGCAGCGCCGTCGTGGAGTTCTCGTGGCTCGCGATCCTGTTGATGGTGCCGCTGGTGTACATGATGCTCGGCGTCTTCGACGTACAGCGGGCGTCGTACGGCGCGACGGCCGCGACGCGGGCCGCCGGGCGGGCGTTCGTGATCGTCCCGGACGGGGTGTCCGAGGACGAGGCGCGGGCGCGCGCGTTCTCGGCGGCGCGGCTTGCGATGAAGGACCAGGGTATGGAGCTCAATGACGACGAGCTTTCGATCACCTGCAATCCGGCCTGTCTGCAGCCGGGTTCGACCGTCACGGTCACGTTGGAGACGAAGGTGCGCTTGCCGTTGATCCCGGACGCGCTCGGCGGCGAACCGCCCGCGATCCGGATCAGCGCCTCACACACCGAAGCCTTCGGCGACTACCGCGAAGCCAGGGGCAACGGATGA
- a CDS encoding LysR family transcriptional regulator: MDPHLLRTFVAVAECGSFSAAATQLGYTQSAVSHHIAALETDLGTPLLHRRPVTPTPAGERLLEHAGPLLLRLDAARADVRRTVTAAPTTLALAASPLAAPSLVGLLAELRRTYPGTEISLTICSRAQVVAGVAAGTFTLATTDGIAAPSDPLRLSDTIHLRTTPLTHEALVVALPKHHPLARPTTPHPPNTLPDPRSGLSLGDLVDARWIDAPALAAPLPALRAAAGSDAIRPAFTYTGTDLRTLHTLIAAGHGLAVLPRSAVPQELAAIPLTSPHLVHRIELLHGHLSDPAAKALAAALSNDQ; the protein is encoded by the coding sequence GTGGATCCCCATCTGCTGCGGACCTTCGTCGCGGTCGCCGAGTGCGGCTCGTTCTCGGCCGCCGCCACGCAACTCGGCTACACCCAGTCGGCTGTCTCGCACCATATCGCCGCCCTCGAAACCGACCTGGGCACGCCACTCCTCCACCGCCGTCCCGTGACCCCGACCCCAGCCGGCGAACGCCTCCTCGAACACGCCGGCCCGCTCCTGCTCCGCCTGGACGCCGCCCGAGCCGACGTACGCCGAACCGTCACCGCCGCACCCACCACGCTCGCCCTCGCAGCCTCCCCGCTGGCAGCACCTTCCCTGGTCGGCCTACTGGCCGAACTACGCCGTACCTATCCGGGAACGGAGATCTCGCTCACCATCTGCAGCCGAGCCCAGGTCGTCGCAGGCGTGGCCGCCGGCACCTTCACCCTCGCCACCACCGACGGCATCGCCGCCCCCAGCGACCCCCTCCGCCTCTCAGACACCATCCACCTCCGCACCACCCCCCTCACCCACGAAGCCCTCGTAGTAGCCCTCCCCAAACACCACCCCCTAGCCCGCCCGACAACCCCCCATCCGCCCAACACCCTGCCGGACCCCCGGAGTGGGCTGTCCCTGGGGGACCTGGTTGACGCGCGGTGGATCGACGCGCCTGCCCTCGCCGCCCCACTGCCCGCCCTCCGCGCCGCCGCCGGCTCCGACGCGATCCGCCCGGCCTTCACCTACACCGGCACCGACCTCCGCACGCTGCACACCCTGATTGCAGCCGGCCACGGCCTCGCCGTCCTCCCCCGCTCAGCAGTCCCCCAGGAGCTCGCCGCGATCCCCCTCACCAGCCCCCACCTGGTACACCGCATCGAGCTCCTCCACGGCCACCTCTCCGACCCAGCAGCCAAAGCCCTGGCCGCCGCTCTCTCAAACGACCAGTAG
- a CDS encoding TadE/TadG family type IV pilus assembly protein, whose product MRKARGERGAAVVDFVLVSTILVPLFLGILQVGLFLYVRNTVTAAASEGAHYAAVLNRAPADGADRTRQLIGGVVADNLIDSVSADTTDIDGQPGVVVSVHAHMPPLGLWGPGISFAVEGHAVKETGE is encoded by the coding sequence ATGCGGAAAGCCCGCGGTGAGCGGGGAGCGGCTGTTGTCGACTTCGTGCTGGTGTCGACGATCCTGGTGCCGTTGTTCCTCGGCATCCTCCAGGTCGGCCTGTTCTTGTACGTGCGCAACACCGTGACCGCCGCCGCCTCCGAGGGTGCGCACTACGCGGCCGTGCTGAACCGGGCACCGGCCGACGGTGCGGACCGGACCCGGCAATTGATCGGCGGTGTGGTCGCGGACAACCTGATCGACTCGGTGTCCGCGGACACGACCGATATCGACGGGCAGCCCGGCGTCGTGGTGTCGGTGCACGCGCACATGCCGCCGCTCGGGCTGTGGGGACCGGGGATCTCGTTCGCCGTCGAAGGTCACGCGGTGAAGGAGACCGGCGAGTGA
- a CDS encoding CpaF family protein produces the protein MTADRLDAHRSSWNGAIELIDAQVRDVVRREGIDPLRDPGAVNAIVATVVREYDERSLTGVVPPIADLEAVSREVHDRVAGFGPLQRYLDDPTVEEIWINEPSRVFIAREGRHELTTTVLTEEEVSDLVERMLKTTGRRIDVSQPFTDARLPDGSRVHIVLGGITQRYAAINIRKFTVRATRLSDMVQLGSLTPHAAAVLEASVAVGLNVLVSGGTQAGKTTMLNALAGSIPGSERVISCEEVFEIKLPIPDWVSMQTRQAGLEGTGEVRLRDLVKESLRMRPSRVIVGEVRGEECLDLLLALNSGLPGMCTIHANSAREALTKMCTLPLLAGENIGSRFVLPTVAGCVDLVVHLGVAADGRRRVREIVAVTGRVEEQAIETETLFSTHDGYLRRAEGQLPHPERFQQAGYNVAGLLTELPRGAR, from the coding sequence ATGACTGCGGACAGGCTCGACGCGCACCGTTCGAGTTGGAACGGCGCCATCGAGCTGATCGACGCCCAGGTCCGGGACGTGGTCCGGCGGGAGGGGATCGATCCGCTGCGCGATCCCGGTGCGGTCAACGCGATCGTCGCCACCGTCGTCCGGGAGTACGACGAGCGCAGCCTGACCGGCGTGGTGCCGCCGATCGCAGACCTGGAGGCGGTCAGCCGGGAGGTGCACGACCGGGTCGCGGGCTTCGGGCCGCTGCAGCGCTACCTGGACGATCCGACCGTCGAGGAGATCTGGATCAACGAGCCGAGCCGGGTGTTCATCGCCCGCGAGGGCCGGCACGAGTTGACCACGACCGTGCTGACCGAGGAGGAGGTCAGCGATCTGGTCGAGCGGATGCTGAAGACCACCGGCCGCCGGATCGACGTGTCGCAGCCGTTCACCGACGCGCGCCTGCCGGACGGCAGCCGGGTGCACATCGTCCTCGGCGGCATCACCCAGCGGTACGCCGCGATCAACATCCGCAAGTTCACCGTCCGGGCGACCCGGCTGAGTGACATGGTCCAGCTCGGTTCGCTGACGCCGCACGCGGCCGCCGTGCTCGAGGCATCCGTTGCCGTCGGCCTCAATGTGCTGGTCTCCGGTGGCACCCAGGCCGGCAAGACCACGATGCTCAACGCGCTGGCCGGTTCGATCCCGGGCAGTGAGCGGGTGATCAGCTGCGAGGAGGTCTTCGAGATCAAGCTGCCGATCCCCGACTGGGTGTCGATGCAGACCCGGCAGGCGGGGCTCGAGGGTACCGGTGAGGTGCGGCTGCGGGACCTGGTGAAGGAGTCGCTGCGGATGCGGCCGTCCCGGGTGATCGTCGGCGAGGTCCGCGGCGAGGAGTGCCTCGATCTCCTGCTCGCGCTGAACAGCGGCCTGCCCGGGATGTGCACGATCCATGCGAACTCTGCGCGCGAGGCGCTGACCAAGATGTGCACGCTGCCGCTTCTTGCGGGGGAGAACATCGGCTCGCGGTTCGTGCTGCCGACGGTGGCCGGTTGCGTCGACCTCGTCGTCCACCTCGGCGTTGCCGCGGACGGGCGCCGGCGGGTGCGGGAGATCGTCGCGGTCACCGGGCGCGTGGAGGAGCAGGCGATCGAGACGGAGACGCTGTTCTCGACGCACGACGGGTATCTGCGTCGCGCCGAGGGGCAGTTGCCGCATCCGGAGCGGTTCCAGCAGGCCGGGTACAACGTGGCCGGGCTGCTGACCGAGCTGCCGCGAGGGGCGCGCTGA
- a CDS encoding type II secretion system F family protein: MSPMLLGGFLGAVLGAGLLLVVVRLPFLRKPSVDERISPYLRDLGAPDVFVGVVDSRSPFYAILRLFGPSLRSAAQRLERILGGANTIRRRLQRAGLDRTVEEFRIEQLLWGAIAFGAGLVISIIAVAVGLGDPVALLVFCLVLGITAVLGRDTYLSTQVRRRERRLLAELPTVAELLALSVAAGEGPAAALDRVARTSRGELANELKRVLAETRAGETLVRALDALADRTGLLALSRFADGLAVALERGTPLADVLRAQAGDIREAGRRELIESGARREVAMMVPVIFLVLPVTIAFAFYPGAVGIRLIAG, encoded by the coding sequence ATGAGCCCGATGCTGCTCGGTGGTTTCCTCGGCGCGGTGCTCGGCGCGGGGCTGTTGCTCGTCGTCGTCCGGTTGCCGTTCCTGCGCAAGCCGAGTGTCGACGAGCGGATCTCGCCGTACCTGCGTGATCTCGGGGCGCCGGACGTATTCGTCGGCGTGGTCGACTCGCGGTCGCCGTTCTACGCGATCCTGCGGTTGTTCGGCCCGTCGCTGCGGTCGGCGGCGCAGCGGCTGGAGCGGATCCTCGGTGGCGCGAACACGATCCGCCGAAGACTCCAGCGGGCCGGGCTGGACCGCACGGTCGAGGAGTTCCGGATCGAGCAGTTGCTCTGGGGTGCGATCGCGTTCGGCGCCGGGCTCGTGATCTCGATCATCGCGGTCGCGGTCGGTCTCGGGGATCCGGTTGCGCTGCTGGTGTTCTGCCTCGTGCTCGGCATCACCGCGGTGCTCGGGCGAGACACGTATCTGTCGACCCAGGTACGGCGACGCGAACGGCGATTGCTGGCGGAGCTGCCGACCGTTGCCGAACTGCTCGCGTTGTCGGTGGCTGCCGGTGAAGGTCCGGCCGCGGCCCTCGACCGGGTCGCGCGGACCTCCCGCGGCGAGCTGGCGAACGAACTGAAACGTGTCCTGGCGGAGACCAGGGCAGGAGAAACCCTGGTCCGCGCGCTCGACGCGCTCGCGGACCGGACCGGGTTGCTGGCGCTGTCGCGCTTCGCGGACGGGCTGGCGGTGGCGCTGGAGCGCGGCACCCCGCTGGCCGACGTACTGCGGGCGCAGGCCGGTGACATCCGGGAAGCCGGGCGCCGCGAGCTGATCGAGTCCGGTGCCCGCCGTGAGGTCGCCATGATGGTCCCGGTGATCTTCCTGGTCCTTCCGGTGACCATCGCGTTCGCCTTCTACCCGGGCGCTGTCGGAATCCGGCTGATCGCCGGATGA
- a CDS encoding GntR family transcriptional regulator produces MSTVQVQVDRNSRTPLHVQLAQQLEAAIQGGELPVGSRLSNEVDLAEAYGLSRPTVRQAIARLVDQGLLVRKRGVGTQVVGSSGQVRRSLELTSLYDDLAAAHRKPETEVLRFGISPATAEVATALQREQGDRVLRLERLRRADGEPLAFMRNWLPPEILETDPATLAERGLYQLLRAEGVRLKVAHQTISATPATVEQARLLAEEPGSPLLATTRITYDDHGQPVEYGSHLYRASRYSFEHTLVHR; encoded by the coding sequence ATGAGTACCGTCCAGGTCCAGGTCGATCGGAACAGCCGTACGCCGTTGCACGTGCAGTTGGCGCAGCAGCTGGAGGCGGCCATCCAGGGCGGCGAACTGCCCGTCGGGTCCCGGCTGAGCAACGAGGTGGACCTGGCCGAGGCGTACGGGCTCAGCCGGCCGACCGTGCGGCAAGCGATCGCCAGACTGGTCGACCAGGGCCTGCTGGTGAGAAAGCGTGGCGTCGGCACCCAGGTGGTCGGGAGTTCTGGACAGGTACGTCGTTCGCTGGAGCTGACCAGCCTGTACGACGACCTCGCGGCAGCCCACCGCAAGCCCGAGACCGAAGTACTGCGCTTCGGTATCTCTCCTGCGACCGCAGAGGTTGCTACTGCACTGCAGCGCGAACAGGGCGACCGGGTGCTCAGGCTGGAACGCCTCCGGCGAGCTGACGGCGAGCCACTGGCCTTCATGCGCAATTGGCTGCCACCCGAGATACTGGAGACCGACCCCGCGACGCTGGCCGAGCGTGGGCTCTACCAACTGCTCCGCGCAGAAGGGGTCCGGCTGAAGGTCGCACACCAGACCATCTCCGCGACACCGGCAACCGTGGAGCAGGCGCGCCTCCTGGCGGAAGAGCCAGGCTCTCCGCTGCTGGCGACCACCCGGATCACGTACGACGACCACGGGCAGCCCGTTGAGTACGGGTCGCACCTGTACCGCGCGAGCCGGTACTCGTTCGAGCACACACTGGTCCACCGCTGA
- a CDS encoding Gfo/Idh/MocA family protein, with the protein MEPLRIGILGAARIAGRAIVEPAKLTGARLVAVAARDTDRAEAFAAEHGVERVHPSYQALIDDPEIEAIYNPLANGLHGPWNLRALAAGKHVLTEKPSASNAAEALQVREAVHASGLVFMEAFHYAYHPVMRRLQELVAKGELGDLQHVEATMVMPPPADDDPRWSLPLAGGAVMDVGCYALHAQRMFGQYAGGAPKLLSARAGERKRMPGVDEWLNADLEFPSGATGTVRTSMAAENVEFSLKVVGSRGEAFAPFYVLPQNDDRVIVTTKEDTWVEHLGTRTSYTYQLEAFAGAIRNGAPLLTDADDALATMELIDECYGAAGMAPRPSSTI; encoded by the coding sequence ATGGAACCGTTGCGGATCGGCATCCTCGGTGCCGCCCGGATCGCCGGCCGGGCCATCGTCGAGCCGGCCAAGCTGACCGGCGCCCGGCTGGTCGCGGTGGCCGCGCGCGACACCGACCGGGCCGAGGCCTTCGCCGCCGAGCACGGGGTCGAACGGGTCCATCCGTCGTACCAGGCACTGATCGACGATCCCGAGATCGAAGCGATCTACAACCCGCTGGCCAACGGGCTGCACGGCCCGTGGAACCTGCGAGCGCTGGCGGCCGGCAAACACGTACTCACGGAGAAGCCGTCGGCCAGCAACGCCGCCGAGGCTTTGCAAGTGCGGGAGGCCGTCCACGCATCCGGGCTGGTGTTCATGGAGGCCTTCCACTACGCGTACCACCCGGTGATGCGGCGGCTGCAGGAACTGGTCGCCAAGGGCGAGCTGGGGGACCTGCAGCACGTCGAGGCGACCATGGTGATGCCTCCGCCGGCTGACGACGACCCGCGCTGGTCGCTGCCGCTGGCTGGTGGCGCGGTGATGGATGTGGGTTGCTACGCGCTCCATGCGCAGCGCATGTTCGGGCAGTACGCCGGTGGTGCACCCAAGCTGCTCAGTGCGCGAGCAGGTGAACGCAAGCGCATGCCTGGTGTCGACGAGTGGCTCAACGCCGACCTGGAGTTCCCAAGTGGTGCGACGGGGACCGTGCGCACCAGCATGGCTGCCGAGAACGTCGAGTTCAGCCTCAAGGTCGTCGGCAGCCGTGGCGAGGCGTTCGCGCCGTTCTACGTGCTGCCGCAGAACGACGACCGCGTGATCGTGACGACGAAGGAAGACACCTGGGTCGAGCACCTCGGCACGCGTACGTCGTACACGTACCAACTGGAGGCGTTCGCCGGCGCGATCCGCAACGGTGCCCCGCTGCTCACCGACGCCGACGACGCACTGGCCACGATGGAGCTCATCGACGAGTGCTACGGCGCCGCCGGGATGGCGCCGCGGCCGTCGTCCACGATCTGA